From the genome of Amycolatopsis granulosa:
GAAGCCGCCGCGGTGTGCCCGGGCGGGATGGCGTGCAGTGCGGCGATGATGCCGTCGGTCGCGAGGTGCTCGACCTCCACCGGGCCGTCCGGCTCGGCACACCGCTCGCCCAGCTCCTGCAGGAACGGCACGAGCAGCTTCTGCCACGTGTCCACGGTGCCGTGCCGGTCGAGAAAGCCCACCACGATGCGGCGGAAGGCGTCCGGGTCGAGCTTTTCGGCGGCTCCGCGCAGTGACCGCCGCCGCCGGCTCGCCACCCGGTCGGGCACCCGGCCGAGCGGGCCGATCCGCGGCGCCGTGCCGGCGCTGACCGTCGCCGCCGCACTCGCCACCGGCACACCCTGGCGCACCAGCTGCACCACGCGCTCCAGGCGCCGCAGGTCGCCGACCGTGTAGCGGCGGTGCCGCCCCGGCTCCCGCGAACTCGGCCCGAGTCCGTGCCTGCGGTCCCAGCTGCGGAGGGTCGCGACGGCGACGCCGAGGCGGCGCGCGACCGCGGCAGGGGTCAGCACCGCTTCGGGCGGTACCGCGTCTCGTGCGGCCTGCCCCGTGCGGGTCATCGGCTCGCGCCTCCTGGTGATGTCCGGGTGGCCGCCTCCCGGCGGATTCATCCTTCGATTGTGCAACATTTCCAGGTCGCACGGTTGCGGGACAAGTCACTGACCACAGGAGCATCACGGGGTTACTGGAACGATCGGTTGGATATAAGCTAGGCTGCGGGTATGGCGAGGACCAAGGAGTTCGACCCCGACGCCGCGTTGCAGGCCGCGCTGGAGCTGTTCTGGCGGCAGGGCTACGAGGCCACCTCGATGCAGGACCTGGTCGAGCACCTCGGCGTGAACCGCGCCAGCCTGTACGCCACCTATGGCAGCAAGCACGACCTCTACCTGCACGCCCTGGACCGCTACTGCGAGCTACGCGGGATCCAGACGATGACGGTGCTGAACCGGCGCGGCCCGGCGCTGGCCGCGGTCCGCGACTTCATCCGCGGCTACCTGACCGAGGTGCTCGAGGACGCCGACCACAAGGGATGCCTGGTCACCAACACGGCAACCGAGCTCCTGCCGCGCGACGCCACAGCGGCGCGGCGCGTGGAGATCGCGTTCGGCGAGCTGGAGGCCGCGCTGGCCGGCGCCCTGACCCGGGCGCAGCACGAGGGTGATCTCGCGCCGGACAAGGATCCGCGGGCACTGGCCCGCTTCCTGGTCACGTTCGTGCAGGGCCTGCGGGTCGTGGGCAAGACCGACGACGTGCGCCGGGCCGGCGAGGCCGTCGACCAGGCGTTGTCGCTGCTGGCCTGACCGCCGCCGCGGCACGCCCGAATTATGGAATGATCAGTTGGTTATGGAAGGAGTGCGTATGCCGCGCGCTATCTACGTGCTGAGCCTCGGCGTGTTCGCGATGGTCACCAGCGAATTCGTCGTCGCCGGGCTGATGCCCCAGCTCGCGGACGGGCTGGGGGTGACGGTTCCGGAGATCGGCTACCTCATCACCGCGTTCGCCGTCGCGATGGCCGCCGGCGGCCCGGTCCTCACCGTTGCGCTGCTGCGGCTGAACCCGAAGTCCGCGCTGATGCTGCTGTTCGTGATCTTCCTGGCCGGCAACGTGCTCGCCGCGACGGCGACGGGCTACGGCACGATGATGGCCGCCCGCATCATCACCGGTGTCGCGTCGCAGGCGTTCTTCGGCATCGGCGTGTCCCTGAGCTCACAGCTGGTCCGGCCGGAGGTCCGCGGCCGGGCGATCGCGGTGGTGCTGAACGGCCTGATGCTCGGCACGCTGCTCGGCCTGCCGCTCGCCACCGTCGTCGGCGAGCACTTCGGCTGGCGGGCCGCGTTCTGGGCGATCGGCGCGCTGACGGTGGTCGCCGCGCTGGCCACCCTGACCGGAGTGCCCGCGATCGCCCCGTCCGCCGAGGGTGGCTCGTTCCGCGCCGAGCTCGGCGCGTTCCGCGCGCCGCGGTTGTGGCTGGCGCTGTCGACCAGCACGTTCATCATCGGTGCCACGTTCTCGGCGTTCAGCTACTTCACCCCGATCCTCACCGAGGTAACCGGGTTCGACGGCGGCACCGTGCCGCCGCTGCTCGTCGCCTACGGCGCGGCCACGGTGGCGGGCAACTTCGTCGTGGGACGCCTCGCCGACCGGCACACGATGCCCGTGCTGGCCGTCGGGCTGGCCCTGAACCTCGTCTTCCTCGTCGCATTCGCGCTGTTCGCGGACCTGCCCGGGCCGGCGGTGGTGGCGATGCTCGGCATCGGGCTGGCCGGGGTCACGCTGAACCCGGCGATGGTGACCCGCGTGCAGCGCGCCGGGAACGCCCGTCCGCTGGTCAACACCGTGCACTCGTCGTTCATCACGCTCGGCGTGATCCTCGGGTCGTCGCTCGGCGGGCTGGCCATCTCGATGTCCGGCCTGCGCGCGCCGCTGTGGCTGGGTGCCGGGCTGGCGGTGCTCGGCCTGCTCACCGTGCTGCCAGAGCTGGTGCGCCGCCCGGCGCCGGTGCCGGCGCTGCAGCCCTGCTCCTGACCCGCGCGGACAGGAAGTCCCACATCTGCCCGGCCAGCGGGGCGGGCCAGCCGTGGCCGGCCCCGGCGAAGGTCAGCGACTGCACGGCAGCGCCGCCGGTGCAGTCGCGCCAGGTCGTGACCACCGCCGCGCCGTCATGGCGCACCGAGGACGCGGGCGGGCACGAGTCCAGCGCCCGCCAGGTCGCGGTCGCGTGCTCCACCACCTCGGCGCCGTGGCCGAGGATGCCGTCGTTCGTGCCGGCCGCGACCAGCGCCGACAACCCGGCCGCGGCCCGGTTGGCGCACACCCGCGGCGGGGCGGCGCCGTAGGTGGCGAACGCGGCGAACGGCGCCGGCGACTCGCACGCGAGGCGGAACGCCAGCCGGCCACCGTTGCTGTAGCCGACCAGGTAGACCCGCCGCGGGTCGGTGCCGAACGCCTGGGCGGCGTCGGCCACGACCGCGGCGACGAACGCCGGGTCGTCGACGTGGTCCCGGGCGGCCAGGCCGCAGCAGCCGTTGCCCGCGTTCCACGATTGCCCGGTTCCCGCCGGAAATACGATATCGGCCATTCCGCGTTGCGCGAACGGCAGAAAACCGGTGCGGGCCGCCGCATTCCGGACATCCATCCCACGGCCGTGCAGAACGACCAGCAACGGCAGTCCGGAATTCTCCCCCGCCGCTCGCACCGCGAGATAGGACCGGCCCAGCACGGACCGCGTGGACAACGTGATCCGGTTGGCCGGCACCGAATCCGCGATCACCGGCGGAGCCGTGCACGCGGCCAGGGCGGCGCACAGCAGACCCACAGCCATCCGCCTCCGCCACCGCGACATGCGCCCATTCTGAGAGAATTCCGGTCGGCGCGCAGCGCCTCCCGCGATATTTCTCAGGACGTTCTCACCGTCCGCCCAGCGGTCTCCCAGAAAAGCTGACGACACTCGGCCCGGTCGCCCGCCGCCGATTTTCCGAGGAGACACGATGGGCCGAATTTCCGGGTTGCTGGCGGTCCGCGCCGCGGCCCGCCCGGACGAGGTGGCGTTCCTCGACGGCACGGACGGACGGGAGCTGAGCTGGCGCGCGGTCGCGTCCGCCGCACAGCGCTGGCGGAGCCTCGCCCACGACCTCCCGCCGCGCACCCGGATGGGGCTGGTCGCGGCCGATCCGCTGGCCTTCACCAGCGCCTACCTCGGCTGTCTCGCCGCCGGCCTGACCGCGGTGCCCGTCGATCCGCGGCTTCCCGCGGCCGAACTGGACGCCACCCTCGACCGGTTGCGCACCGCGGTCGTCGCCACCGACCGTCCCGATCTCGTGCCCCGCCGGCCGGCCTGGGTCCTCGGCCGGGGCGGACCACGGCCGGTGCGCGCCACGCGGCCGCGGCCCGCGGGTACCGCGGTGCGGCCCGCGGTGCTGTTGACCAGCTCGGGCACCACCGGCGCCCCGAAGGGGATCCCGCTCAGCGAGTGGCAGCTGCTGCACACCGCGCGCCGTGTCGCCCGGCACCACCGGCTGGGCCCCGGTGAGCGCGGCTACACGCCACTGCCCCTGTTCCACGTGAACGCACAGGTGATGGGCCTGCTCGCGACCGTCGTCGGCGGTGGTTCGCTGGTGGTGGACCAGCGGTTCAGCGCCGGCGAGTACTGGGATCGCGTGACGCGCTGGGCGCCGACCTGGCTCAACACCGTCCCGGCGATCCTCGCCTCGCTCGCCCGGCGGCCCGCGCCACCGGCTGCCGTGGCCGACCGGATCCGGTTCGCCCGCTCGGCGTCGGCACCGTTGTCGCCGGGCATCGCCCGGCGCTTCACCGCGCGCACCGGCATCGGCGTCCTGGAGACCTACGGCATGTCCGAGGCCGCCGGGCAGATCACCGCCAACCCGCTCGATCCCGCGCTCCGTCGCGCGGGTTCGGTGGGCCTGCCGGTCGGCGTCGGGCTCGTCGTCGCCGCGCCGGACGGCACCGCGCTCCCGCCGGGCGAGCGGGGCGAGGTCCGGCTGCGCGGCCGGCAGGTGGTGAGCCGGTACCTCGACCTCGACGGCCCCGGCGAACGGATCCGGCCGGCCCGCGGGGCCGACGGCTGGCTTTCCACCGGTGACGTGGGCGTCCGCGACGCCGACGGGTACCTCACACTCGACGGGCGCGTGGACGACGTCATCAACCGCGGCGGCGAGCAGATCTACCCGCGGGAGATCGAGGACGTCCTGCTCGCGCATCCGGCGGTCGGCACGGCCGCCGTCGTGGGCGCGCCCGACGAGCGGCTCGGCCAGGTGCCGGTCGCGTTCGTCACCGCGGCGTCGGCAGCCGGCCTGGAACGCGCCCTGCAGGACTGGTGCGGGCACCGGCTGCCCCGGCACAAACGACCGGCCGTGATCGAGGTGACCGCTGCCCTGCCACTCGGGCCGACCGGGAAGGTGCTGCGCCGTGAGCTGCGCGTCGAAGCGGGCGGGCGGTGAGCCCGCGCGCCGAGCACCTCGACTACGTCGACCTGGTGCGCGTCCTGACGGTCGGGCTGGTGATCGGGATGCACGTGCTGGTGCTGTCCCCGTTCGCGCACGGCGTGGCGATCGGTGCGCTGATCGTCGTCTTCCACGTCAGCCGCGAGGTGTTCTTCCTGCTGACCGCGTTCGTGCTGACCCACAGCACCGTGCGGCGGCCGCGCTGGCCGCGGTTCTGGCGGCGCCGCTACCTGTTGGTGGCCGTGCCGTATCTGCTGTGGACGGTCGTCTACTTCTTCGCCGACGGCGGCCCGTACTCGCTGACCGCGTTCCGCACCGAGCTGCTCACCGGCACCGCGCGGTACCACCTGTACTTCCTGCTGGTGTCGATGCAGATCTACCTGGTGTGGCCGCTGGTCCGGGCCCTGATCGCCGCGACCCGCCGCCACCACGCCGCGCTGCTGGCGTTCGCGGTGGCGTTCCAGCTGGTGTTCGCGCTCGCCGTGCAGCAGCAGTGGGATCTCGGCGCGCTGTCCGGGTGGGTGCACGCACCGGACGCGTGGCTGCCCAGCTACCTCGGCTACGTCCTGGCGGGCGCACTGGCCGGGGCGCACCGCGACCGGCTCGTCGCGTGGACCAGGGCGCACACGGCGCGAGTGCTCGGCGGATGCGCGGCCGCGGTGGCGCTCGGGGTGACCGTCTACTGGGGACAGGTGTCCCTCGCCGGCCAGTCGCCACCGCAGGCCGCCATCGTGTTCCAGCCCGTGGTCGTGGTGGAGAGTTTCGCCGTGGCGTGGGCGTTCCTCGCAATTGGTCTGTTGTGGACCGCGCGGGGAACCCCGGGGCGCCACCTGGTCGGACTGACCTCCGACGCGTCGTTCGGGGTCTACCTGCTCCACCCGCTGGTGTTGCAGTACCTGCTCGCGGCGGTTGCACTGGCCGGTCCCGGCGCGGACCCGGCGCCCGATGCCGTGGTGCTGCCGGTGCTGGTGCTCGGCGTCGTCCCGCTCGTCTACCTCGTGTCCGTCCTGGTCACCGCACTGGCGCGCCGCACCCCGGTCAGTCTCGCCCTCACCGGGCGGCCCCGCCGCAACCGTGCCGCCGTGGCCCGGCCCGCCCTCGTCCCCACCGGAGGAACCCCATGAACACCGGCGTCACCATGGTGATCGACCCCGGCCTGCCGACCGGCGCGTTCACCGACCTCGTGGCCAGCCACGGCGACCACATCGACCTGCTCAAGTTCGGCTGGGGCACCGCACTGGTGACCAAGGACCTGCACCGCAAGGTCGCGGTGCTGCGCGAGGCCGGCATCGGCTGCTACTTCGGCGGCACCCTGTTCGAGCACTACCTGGTGCGCGATCAGCTCGACGACTACCTGCTGTTCGTCGAAACGGCGGGTGCCACCCACATCGAGGTCTCCAACGGCACGATCCCGCTGTCGCAGCACGACAAGGCATCCTATGTGGAGCGAATGGCGCGGTACCGGCCGGTGCTGGCCGAGGTCGGCTACAAGGACGCGGGGCGTTCGGCGTGCCTGGGTCCCGGTGACTGGGTGGCCGCGATCGCCGAGGACCTCGCCGCGGGGGCGGACCTGGTCATCACCGAAACGCGGGAGAGCGGCCGCAGCGGCCTGGCCCGGCCGGACGGGCACGTGCGCGAGGACGTGCTGCACGCGGTCATCTCGTCCGTCGACCCCCGGCGGCTGCTGTTCGAAGCACCGACCAAGGACCTGCAGGTCGAGCTGATCCAGGCGCTCGGGCCGTCGGTGAACCTCGGCAACATCGCCACCACGGACGTGCTCGGCGTGGAAACGCTCCGGCGCGGCCTGCGGGCCGACACCCTCATCCAGCTCACCCCGGCCCCCGTGGCCTGATCGGAGTTCCCATGCGTGATCCGCGAGACGCCTGCCACGTCGCCGTCCCCGCACGCGACCTCGACGAGGCCGTCGAGTTCTACACCTTCGGCCTCGGCGCGAAGCTGGCCCGCCGCTACGACGACCGCGTCACCTTCGACTTCTTCGGCGACCAGCTGGTGTGCCACCTCTGCGACGACGTGCCGGCGGAGGCGGTGGCCTATCCTCGGCACTTCGGGGTGAGCTTCGCCCGCGCCGAGGACTTCGACCGGCTGGTGCGCCTGGTGGAGCACCGGAAGCTGCCGGTGCTGTCCGAGCCGTCGCTGCGGTTCGAGGGCACGGCCGAGCAGCACCGCACGATCTTCCTGGTCGATCCGTCGAACAACGTGCTGGAGTTCAAGAACTACGACGACCCGCGGTTGCAGTACTGACCCGGCCGATCGTGCCCCGCCCGTCAGCGCTTGGCTTCGGTGGCCGGCAGGATCCTCCCCCGCACCTCGCCGAAGCCGATGCGGCCCGCGGCGCCGGGGGCGCTGGCCGTGATGGTCACCTCGTCGCCGTCGAGGAGGAACGTGCGCGGCTCGCCGTTGACCGTGACCGGCTCCTGGCCGCCCCAGGTCAGCTCGATGAACGCGCCGCGCTGGTCCCTCGCCTCGCCGGAGATCGTGCCGGACGCGTACAGGTCACCGGTGCGCGCGGACGCCCCGTTGACGGTCATGTGCGCCAGCATCTGCGCCGGCGACCAGTACATCTCCCGGTAGGGCGGGCGGCTGACCTCCTGCCCGTTCCACGAAACCGCGAGCTCGACGTCCAGGCTCCACGGCTCGCTCTCCCGCAGGTACGGCAGGACCTGCGGCTCCTGCGGCGGCGTCGGCACGCGGGCGGCCTCCAGCGCGAGCAGCGGCACGACCCACGGTGAGATCGACGTCGCGAAGCTCTTGCCCAGGTGCGGGCCCAGCGGCACGTACTCCCACGCCTGGATGTCGCGGGCCGACCAGTCGTTCACCAGCACCACGCCGAACACGTGCCGCGGGAAGTCCGCTGTGGACAGCGGCGACCCCAGCGGTGTCCCGGTGCCGACGACGAAACCCAGCTCCGCCTCGATGTCCAGCCGCCGCGACTCGCCGAACGTGGGCGCGTCCTCGTCCGGGGCCTTGCGCTGCCCGCAGGGCCGCACGATGCCGGTGCCGGACACGACGACGGTGCCGGCGCGCCCGTGGTAGCCGACCGGCAGGTGCTTCCAGTTCGGCATCAGCGGCTCGGCGCCGGGCCGGAACAGCCGCCCGAGGTTGGCCGCGTGGTGCTCGGAGGCGTAGAAGTCGACGTAGTCGGCCACCTCGAACGGCAGGTGCAGCTCCACCTCACCCACTCCGAAGACCGCCGCGTCCGGCACGTCGCCGCGCACCAAATCGCCGATGCGGGACCGCACCTCGACCCAGCGGTCGTAGCCCTGGGCCATGAACGCGTTCAGCGACGGCCGCGCGAACACGTCGTCGCCCAGCGCCACCGCCAGGTCGATCACCGAGTCGCCGACGCGCACCCCGACGCGCGGGGCGGTGCCGGGCGTGGTGAACACGCCGTAGGGCAGGTTGCCGAGCCCGAACAGCGAGCCCTCCGGGATGTCGATCCTGGTCACGCCGTCACTCCTCCGTTCAGCGCCGCGGCCGGGACCAGTCCGAGGTCCGCCAGCTCGGTCACCGGTTCGATGATGCTGCACGTGCCGAACGAGCGGAACCACGTCCGCGCACCGGCGTCCATTTCGGACACCAGCGCGGCGACCCGGGCACCGTCCCGCTCCGCCAGCAACGCGATCAGCTCGTCCGCACCCGCGCCGCGGGCGGCGGCCCCCGCGGCGAGCAGCAGGTTCAGGAACCCGTGCTGCTCGAACCCGGTCTCCGGGTCCGTGTTGCGCACCGCGTGGTGCAGCCCCGCGGTCGCCTTGAACGGGACCCCGGCCCGCACCGCCGCGAGCACCGCCGAGGCCAGCTCGGCCTCGTCCGGGTACAGCCCGGCCGTGACCCCGCCGGTGCGGAACTTCGCCCGGTGCCCGGTCCTCGCGCAGGTCGCGATCACCTCGGCGCGGCGGTCGTCCCGCGGCACCTCGACGAACACCGGGACGTCCCCGGCGGCCTCCAGCCCGGTGAAGAACTCGGTCACGCCGAGGCCCGCGGGCATCGCCACCTCGAACCCGGTCAGCCGCACCGGCAGGTCGGCGGCCCGGGCACGAGCGTCCGGCAGCTGGGCCGGGCCGCCCGGCGCGGTCACCGCCAGGTCCAGCGGCTGCTCCACGACCGCGCCGAGGTCGGCGAGCGCGGGCGCCGCCAGCACCAGCGGGCCGACCAGGCCGCCGTAGCCCGACGCCAGGTGCACCGCGTGGTCCGGCACCGCCTGCGCCAACGGCTTCAGCCCCGGCGGGAACACCGCCGCGTCGTCGAGGAACCCGTCGAACAGGCCCGCCGGGGTCGCCGGGTTCACTGCGGCCCCCGGCCGGCCCAGGTCCAGGCGTAGCCCGGGTCCTCGGCCGCGCGGCCGCCCTCACCCAGCTCCAGCGGGCGGAACGTGTCGACCATGACGGCCAGCTCGTCGAAGAACTCCACGCCGATGCTGCGCTCGTAGGCGCCGGGCTGCGGGCCGTGCGAGTGCCCGCCCGGGTGCAGCGAGATCGAGCCCTGCCCGATGCCCGAGCCCTTGCGCGCCTCGTAGTCGCCGCCGCAGTAGAACATCACCTCGTCGGAGTCCACATTGGAGTGGTAGTACGGCACGGGGATGGACAGCGGGTGGTAGTCCACCTTGCGCGGGACGAAGTTGCAGATGACGAAGTTGGCGCCCTCGAACACCTGGTGCACCGGCGGTGGCTGGTGCACGCGGCCGGTGATCGGTTCGAAGTCGGCGACGTTGAAGGTGTACGGGTACAGGCAGCCGTCCCAGCCGACCACGTCGAACGGGTGCTGCGGGTAGACGAACCGGGTGCCTGCGATACCACCGTTCCCGGTTCCGCCTCTATGTTTGACCAGCACCTCGACGTCGGTGCCGTCGGCCAGCAGCGGCTCGGTGGGCCCGTGCAGGTCGCGCTCGCAGTAGGGCGCGTGCTCCAGCAGCTGGCCGTACTTGGACAGGTACCGCTTGGGCGGCGTGATGTGGGAGTTCGCCTCGATGGCGTAGGCGCGGACCAGGCCGTCGGGCACCCACCGGTGGGTGGTGGCGCGGGGCAGGATCACGTAGTCGCCCTGGCGGAAGGGCAGCACGCCGAAGACCGTCTCGACCACGCCTTCGCCGGATTCGATGTAGACGCACTCGTCACCGATCGAGTTGCGGTACAGCGGCGACGCCTCGCCCGCCGCGACGTAGGAGATGCGCACGTCACCGTTGCCCAGAACGAGCCGGCGCCCGGTGACGACGTCACGGGACTTCCACTCCTCGCCGGGGAACAGCTCGTGCAGCTTGAGGTGCCGCGGCTTGAGCGGGTGGTTGGCCTCGGTCGTCAGGTCCGGCAGCTGCCAGACCGACGAGTCGACGAGCGCGGACGGGATGTTGCGGTGGTAGAGCAGCGAGGAGTCGCTGGAGAAGCCCTCCTCCCCCATCAGCTCCTCGTAGTACAGGCCGCCCTCGGGCGTGCGGTGCTGGGTGTGCCGCTTGGGGGGAACCGCACCGACCTGCCGGTAGTACGCCATGACTTCGCCTCCTTGCCGGTCCGATGTAGTAAATCTATGTACTACCTTGGCGGCGCGCAAGGGTCAGTTGCGGCCCCGCACGTCGAACTGGTCGCGGTTGGTGATCAGCTTGTCCAGCAGCATCACCAGGATCCGCTGCTCGGCCTCGGTGAGCACGCTGGTCCACTCGTGCTCGCGCTCGTTGTGCTCGCGGAAGACCTCGGTCATCTCCGAGCGGCCCCGCCCGGACAGCGACAGCAGCACCGAGCGGCCGTCGTGCTCGCCGGGGGTGCGCTCCAGCAGGCCGTCCGCGACCAGGGTCTTCGCCAGGTTGGACACCGCCGCGCGGCTCATCCCGGTCAGCTCGGCGGCCTTCTTGGCCTCCAGCGGGCCGGCCAGCCACGTGACGAACAGCAGCCGGAACGCCGACCAGGAGTGGCCGCGCGGCCGGTGGACGCTCGCCTCCAGGTCGTAGGTGACGATGTTGGAGGCGCGGTTGAGCGTCAGCAGCACCTCGGTGGCGAGCTGGTGCCGGAAGCCGAACTCGTCGGCGAGCCGGCGGTTGGCGAGCTCGACGAAGGACCAGAAGTCGAGCTCGCCATCAGCCATGACCGCACCTTAACGCTTCACCGAAGTAGTTAATACCTAAACTACCTCGTGCGTGGCCGCCACGCCACGCCGTTCCTTCGTCACCTTGAGCACGGACAGCATCACCGCGCACAGGACCAGGCAGGCGATCGGGAAGTACAGGCCCACCGAGACGTCGTCGGCGGTGGCGTTCTTGCCGATCACGTACGGCCCGAAGAACCCGCCGAGCGCGGCGATCGAGTTGATCGCGGCCAGCCCCACCGCGGTGTGCTCCTTCGACAGCAGGCGCGCGGCCAGTGCCCAGTACGGCGCGAGGTAGCCGAGCACGCCGATGGCGACCAGCGACAGGCAGATCAGCGCGGCCACCGGGGTGTGCCGGAACTGGATCGTGCCGAACAGGCCGATCGCGGCCAGCAGCATCATCGCCACCACGTGCCCGCGCCGCTCGCCGGTGCGGTCGGAGTTGCGGGCCACCAGCAGCATGCCGATCGCGCCGACGATCCACGGGATCACGCCGAGGAAGCCGATGTTGGTCGCCGAGTAGGACCGGTCCATCTGCTTCACGATCTGCGGCAGGAAGAAGGTGAACCCGTACAGCCCGCACGCGGCGAACAGGTTCGCCAGCGCCAGGTAGAGCACCTTGCGGTCCTTGACGACCCGCAGCTGGCCCAGGAAGGTCTCCTTCCGCTCGGGTGCGTAGTCGGAGTTGATCTCCGTCTCCAGCCAGTCCTTCTCCTCGGCGGTGAGGAAGCTCGCCTGGCTGGGCTTGTTCGGCAGCCAGGCCAGCACGATCACGCCGACCAGCACCGCGGGCAGGCCCTGCAGGAGGAACACCCAGCGCCAGGACGACATGCCGAACCAGTGGACGTGGTCGAGGATCAGGCCGCCGGTGAGACTGCCGAGGATCATCGCGATCGGCTGGGCGATCGCCAGCGTCGCGATGGCCCGGCCGCGCTCCTTCGGGCGGAACCACAGCGTCAGGTACAGCAGCAGGCCCGGGTAGAGGCCGGCCTCGGCGATGCCGAGCACGATCCGGGCGAGGTAGAGCTGCGGGATGTTCTGCACGAACCCGGTGACCACGGTGACGATGCCCCAGCTGATCGCGATCCGGGCGAGCCAGATCCGCGCGCCCACCTTCTTCATGATCATGTTGCTGGGGACCTCGAACACCACGTAGGCGAGGAAGAAGATCGCCGACGCGGTGCCGAACACTGCCGTGGTGATCGCCAGTTCGTGCTGCATGCCGAGCTGGGCGTAGCTGATGTTCGACCGGTCCATGTAGTTGAACACGTACAGCAGCGCGACCAGCGGCAGGACTCTGCGGCTGACCTTGCGGATCGTGCGGCTGCCGACATCGCCGGCAGCGGTGGTTTCGCTCATGTCTCTCCTCGTTGAGTACAACAGTTCTGGAGCGAGGGACCGCCTCGGGTTCCGCTCCCGGACCGCGGCGCGTGCCACTTCACGAGGTCGTGACCGCGGCGTTGCGGCCGGCGATGCGGCCCATGGTGAGGGCGTTGGCGACGGCGTTGCCGCCGCCGACGTAGCGCGGGCCGAGCACGCCGGCACCGGCCTCGCCCGCGGCGAAGAGGCCGTCGATGACCTCGCCGCGCTCGTCGCGCACGGCCGCGCGGGCGTCGATCTCCAGCCCGGCGTGCGTGCACACCAGCTCGGCGGGCAGCAGGCGCGCCGCGTAGAACGGGGGCTCGGCGATCGGGTCCGGGTTGCCCGTCACCCCCTTGCTGGCGAGCGTCCGGTGGCGCAGGAACTCCGGGTCGTGCCCGGCGGGCAGCTGCTCGTTCCACCGGCGGACCGTCGCGATCAGCGCGCCGGCGGGGATCCCGGCCTTGCCGGCCAGCTCGGCCAGGTCCGCCGCGCGCAGCGTGCGCCCGGCCTCGGCCTCGGCGAGGACGTACTCGGCCGTCCAGTGCGCGTATCCGGGCGGGAGGGTCCGGCGGGCGCGTTCGTCGAAGATCATCCACGCGGTGCCGCCGTGCCGTTCGATGATGCCGCCGGACACCGCGTAGGAGG
Proteins encoded in this window:
- a CDS encoding MarR family winged helix-turn-helix transcriptional regulator, with product MADGELDFWSFVELANRRLADEFGFRHQLATEVLLTLNRASNIVTYDLEASVHRPRGHSWSAFRLLFVTWLAGPLEAKKAAELTGMSRAAVSNLAKTLVADGLLERTPGEHDGRSVLLSLSGRGRSEMTEVFREHNEREHEWTSVLTEAEQRILVMLLDKLITNRDQFDVRGRN
- the fahA gene encoding fumarylacetoacetase, with translation MTRIDIPEGSLFGLGNLPYGVFTTPGTAPRVGVRVGDSVIDLAVALGDDVFARPSLNAFMAQGYDRWVEVRSRIGDLVRGDVPDAAVFGVGEVELHLPFEVADYVDFYASEHHAANLGRLFRPGAEPLMPNWKHLPVGYHGRAGTVVVSGTGIVRPCGQRKAPDEDAPTFGESRRLDIEAELGFVVGTGTPLGSPLSTADFPRHVFGVVLVNDWSARDIQAWEYVPLGPHLGKSFATSISPWVVPLLALEAARVPTPPQEPQVLPYLRESEPWSLDVELAVSWNGQEVSRPPYREMYWSPAQMLAHMTVNGASARTGDLYASGTISGEARDQRGAFIELTWGGQEPVTVNGEPRTFLLDGDEVTITASAPGAAGRIGFGEVRGRILPATEAKR
- a CDS encoding homogentisate 1,2-dioxygenase, with the protein product MAYYRQVGAVPPKRHTQHRTPEGGLYYEELMGEEGFSSDSSLLYHRNIPSALVDSSVWQLPDLTTEANHPLKPRHLKLHELFPGEEWKSRDVVTGRRLVLGNGDVRISYVAAGEASPLYRNSIGDECVYIESGEGVVETVFGVLPFRQGDYVILPRATTHRWVPDGLVRAYAIEANSHITPPKRYLSKYGQLLEHAPYCERDLHGPTEPLLADGTDVEVLVKHRGGTGNGGIAGTRFVYPQHPFDVVGWDGCLYPYTFNVADFEPITGRVHQPPPVHQVFEGANFVICNFVPRKVDYHPLSIPVPYYHSNVDSDEVMFYCGGDYEARKGSGIGQGSISLHPGGHSHGPQPGAYERSIGVEFFDELAVMVDTFRPLELGEGGRAAEDPGYAWTWAGRGPQ
- a CDS encoding MFS transporter, translating into MSETTAAGDVGSRTIRKVSRRVLPLVALLYVFNYMDRSNISYAQLGMQHELAITTAVFGTASAIFFLAYVVFEVPSNMIMKKVGARIWLARIAISWGIVTVVTGFVQNIPQLYLARIVLGIAEAGLYPGLLLYLTLWFRPKERGRAIATLAIAQPIAMILGSLTGGLILDHVHWFGMSSWRWVFLLQGLPAVLVGVIVLAWLPNKPSQASFLTAEEKDWLETEINSDYAPERKETFLGQLRVVKDRKVLYLALANLFAACGLYGFTFFLPQIVKQMDRSYSATNIGFLGVIPWIVGAIGMLLVARNSDRTGERRGHVVAMMLLAAIGLFGTIQFRHTPVAALICLSLVAIGVLGYLAPYWALAARLLSKEHTAVGLAAINSIAALGGFFGPYVIGKNATADDVSVGLYFPIACLVLCAVMLSVLKVTKERRGVAATHEVV